TGCCAATATCGAGAAGAATGATGCCCATGCGAAAGGGAATGGTTATGATCGATGGGTCTGACGGAAGACATATTAACCAAACGCAGCGAAGAGGCAATGATAAAAAAAAGCTCTTCCGGCGCCGTGGCCTCCCTTGTGGAACTCTTTGCGCATCTTTGGCGTCCTAAATATGCAACCATGTTTCATGCCGGTTTTTGCTGACGGCAAACACCACATTCCACAGGAGGAGATCGCTATGGCAAACAACGCACTGAAGCATACGGCAAATGCGCCCGGCCCGTTCTACGTCACCAGCCCGGACGATCCCGACGGACAGGGTTGCAATGGCTGCACCATCTGCTACAACGCCGCCCCGGACTTTTTTGCCGAAGATGAAGAGGGATACGCCTACGTGGCGCAGCAACCCGAATCGGAAGCCGATATCGCCCTCTGCCGCGAGCAGATGGACGCCTGCCCGACCAACGCCATCGGCGACGACGGATGAATGGTGAATCTCGCAGTGGACGTTGTGGACAAAGTGGACAAAGTGGACAAAGAAAATCTTTATAGCCCACTTCGTCCGTGCCAGTCCACTTCCCCAAAACAAAACTGCCGGGCATCAACCCGGCAGTTTTGTTATTACTCCAGCAACAATAAATCGCAATCGCTGCCGCTGAAAGATTTTGGGCTAAAGCCCCGACTTATTTTGTTGTATCCACATACCCCGGACTGAAGTCCGGGGCAATTGTTTAAGAGTTTAAATGGCCTGAGCAATAACATCACACAAACCTTTACACGACGCCCCAGAGCTTGATTTTGAAGTCGTCGCTGCCGCTGGCGATCACTTTGCCGTCCGGCGAGAAGGCGACCGACTGCACCTCGTGCGTGTGACCACGGTAGGTGTGCACGAGCGATCCCTTCGCCACGTCCCAGAGCCTGACCGACTCGTCGTTGGCGGCGCTGGCGATGAGCGTACCGGCGGGGTTGAAGCAGAGGCTGCGGACGCCATCTTCATGCCCTTCGAGCACTTTGAGCATCTGGCCGCTCGTCGCGTCGAGCACCTTCACTTTGGCGTCGCGTCCGCACAGCGCGATCTTGCTGCCGTCCGGGCTGAAAGCCACGAAATGCGAAAGGGTGTCGCCGGTCGGGTAGTTGGCGATGTTCTTGCCGGATTCGAGATCCCAGATTTTCACCACCGGCTCTTCGCCGCAGCTCACGAGCTTTTTGCCATCGGCGCTGAAGGCGATGCACTCGATGTACGATTTGTGGCCAAAAAGCGTTTTCAGCTCGTTGCCGGTTTCGACGTCCCAGAATTTGATGGTGGTATCTCGGGAGCAGCTCGCCACCGTCTTGCCGTCGGGGCTGAAAGCGATCATGCGCACCTCGATGTCGTGCCCCTTGCAGACGTGCAGGCACTTGCCGGTCACCACATCCCAGATGCGCACCGTGCTGTCGATGCTGCCGCTGGCGACCTTGTCTCCCTTGGGACTGTAATCGACGCACTTGACCCAGGTGGTATGGCCCGACATGGTATGGATCGCATTGCCGGTCTCGACATTCCACAACTTCACCTTTTCGTCGAAGCTGCCGCTGACGAGCTTCTTGCCGTCGGGGCTGAAGCGTACGCCAAGCACCCGGTCTTCGTGACCGGCGAGGGTTTTGATCAGGGCCGCGTCTTCGCGCACCTGCGGGCGTTTCAGTTCCACCTCTTTTTTGCCGAATATCTTCGATAGAAAACCCATGAGCGTAAATCGTTTGATGGTTGCCTGGCGGTGGCACGAGAATGCCGGAAAACGCCTGAAAAAATTGTCCGCTAATTTAAAAAATTTTCTTCGGAACACCCACCCCCGCAGCGCTCCACGACACTAAAGGCTTTGACCGGAAAGCGGGTAGTTCCTCCCCTTCCACTCAGGCCCCTTG
This genomic window from Chlorobaculum limnaeum contains:
- a CDS encoding WD40 repeat domain-containing protein — protein: MGFLSKIFGKKEVELKRPQVREDAALIKTLAGHEDRVLGVRFSPDGKKLVSGSFDEKVKLWNVETGNAIHTMSGHTTWVKCVDYSPKGDKVASGSIDSTVRIWDVVTGKCLHVCKGHDIEVRMIAFSPDGKTVASCSRDTTIKFWDVETGNELKTLFGHKSYIECIAFSADGKKLVSCGEEPVVKIWDLESGKNIANYPTGDTLSHFVAFSPDGSKIALCGRDAKVKVLDATSGQMLKVLEGHEDGVRSLCFNPAGTLIASAANDESVRLWDVAKGSLVHTYRGHTHEVQSVAFSPDGKVIASGSDDFKIKLWGVV
- a CDS encoding ferredoxin, with the translated sequence MANNALKHTANAPGPFYVTSPDDPDGQGCNGCTICYNAAPDFFAEDEEGYAYVAQQPESEADIALCREQMDACPTNAIGDDG